From one Eptesicus fuscus isolate TK198812 chromosome 21, DD_ASM_mEF_20220401, whole genome shotgun sequence genomic stretch:
- the ARL2BP gene encoding ADP-ribosylation factor-like protein 2-binding protein isoform X4 — protein MRSSTSDAEFDAVVGYLEDIIMDDEFQLLQRNFMDKYYQEFEDTEENKLIYTPIFNEYISLVEKYIEEQLLERIPGFNMAAFTTTLQHHRDEVAGDIFDMLLTFTDFLAFKEMFLDYRAEKEGRGLDLSSGLVVTSLCKSSSLPASQNNLRH, from the exons ATGCG CTCTTCCACCTCTGATGCGGAATTCGACGCTGTGGTTGGCTACTTAGAGGACATCATCATGG ATGACGAGTTCCAGTTATTACAGAGAAATTTCATGGACAAGTACTACCAGGAATTTGAAGACACAGAAGAGAATAAACTCATCTACACGcctatttttaatgaatat ATCTCTTTGGTGGAAAAGTACATTGAAGAACAGCTACTGGAGCGGATTCCTGGGTTTAACATGGCGGCCTTCACCACAACCTTACA GCACCACAGAGATGAGGTGGCCGGGGACATATTCGACATGCTGCTCACCTTTACCGATTTCCTggcttttaaagaaatgtttctgGACTACAGAGCA GAAAAAGAAGGCCGGGGCCTGGACTTAAGCAGCGGTCTCGTGGTGACTTCACTGTGCAAATCATCCTCTCTGCCAGCTTCCCAGAACAACCTGCGGCACTAG
- the ARL2BP gene encoding ADP-ribosylation factor-like protein 2-binding protein isoform X2, producing MPVGAPRSRTEAGAGPRAVGGGRAGSPARADAAAAMDALEEESFVLSSSSTSDAEFDAVVGYLEDIIMDDEFQLLQRNFMDKYYQEFEDTEENKLIYTPIFNEYISLVEKYIEEQLLERIPGFNMAAFTTTLQHHRDEVAGDIFDMLLTFTDFLAFKEMFLDYRAEKEGRGLDLSSGLVVTSLCKSSSLPASQNNLRH from the exons ATGCCGGTTGGGGCTCCGCGGAGCAGAACGGAGGCGGGGGCCGGGCCGCGGGCGGTGGGAGGCGGACGGGCCGGCTCGCCTGCGCGGGCGGATGCGGCGGCGGCGATGGACGCCCTGGAGGAAGAGAGCTTCGTGCTGTCTTC CTCTTCCACCTCTGATGCGGAATTCGACGCTGTGGTTGGCTACTTAGAGGACATCATCATGG ATGACGAGTTCCAGTTATTACAGAGAAATTTCATGGACAAGTACTACCAGGAATTTGAAGACACAGAAGAGAATAAACTCATCTACACGcctatttttaatgaatat ATCTCTTTGGTGGAAAAGTACATTGAAGAACAGCTACTGGAGCGGATTCCTGGGTTTAACATGGCGGCCTTCACCACAACCTTACA GCACCACAGAGATGAGGTGGCCGGGGACATATTCGACATGCTGCTCACCTTTACCGATTTCCTggcttttaaagaaatgtttctgGACTACAGAGCA GAAAAAGAAGGCCGGGGCCTGGACTTAAGCAGCGGTCTCGTGGTGACTTCACTGTGCAAATCATCCTCTCTGCCAGCTTCCCAGAACAACCTGCGGCACTAG
- the ARL2BP gene encoding ADP-ribosylation factor-like protein 2-binding protein isoform X1, translating to MPVGAPRSRTEAGAGPRAVGGGRAGSPARADAAAAMDALEEESFVLSSWVSAAGQMRSSTSDAEFDAVVGYLEDIIMDDEFQLLQRNFMDKYYQEFEDTEENKLIYTPIFNEYISLVEKYIEEQLLERIPGFNMAAFTTTLQHHRDEVAGDIFDMLLTFTDFLAFKEMFLDYRAEKEGRGLDLSSGLVVTSLCKSSSLPASQNNLRH from the exons ATGCCGGTTGGGGCTCCGCGGAGCAGAACGGAGGCGGGGGCCGGGCCGCGGGCGGTGGGAGGCGGACGGGCCGGCTCGCCTGCGCGGGCGGATGCGGCGGCGGCGATGGACGCCCTGGAGGAAGAGAGCTTCGTGCTGTCTTC ATGGGTGTCGGCTGCCGGCCAGATGCG CTCTTCCACCTCTGATGCGGAATTCGACGCTGTGGTTGGCTACTTAGAGGACATCATCATGG ATGACGAGTTCCAGTTATTACAGAGAAATTTCATGGACAAGTACTACCAGGAATTTGAAGACACAGAAGAGAATAAACTCATCTACACGcctatttttaatgaatat ATCTCTTTGGTGGAAAAGTACATTGAAGAACAGCTACTGGAGCGGATTCCTGGGTTTAACATGGCGGCCTTCACCACAACCTTACA GCACCACAGAGATGAGGTGGCCGGGGACATATTCGACATGCTGCTCACCTTTACCGATTTCCTggcttttaaagaaatgtttctgGACTACAGAGCA GAAAAAGAAGGCCGGGGCCTGGACTTAAGCAGCGGTCTCGTGGTGACTTCACTGTGCAAATCATCCTCTCTGCCAGCTTCCCAGAACAACCTGCGGCACTAG
- the ARL2BP gene encoding ADP-ribosylation factor-like protein 2-binding protein isoform X3, which yields MRRRRWTPWRKRASCCLRSSSTSDAEFDAVVGYLEDIIMDDEFQLLQRNFMDKYYQEFEDTEENKLIYTPIFNEYISLVEKYIEEQLLERIPGFNMAAFTTTLQHHRDEVAGDIFDMLLTFTDFLAFKEMFLDYRAEKEGRGLDLSSGLVVTSLCKSSSLPASQNNLRH from the exons ATGCGGCGGCGGCGATGGACGCCCTGGAGGAAGAGAGCTTCGTGCTGTCTTCGTAG CTCTTCCACCTCTGATGCGGAATTCGACGCTGTGGTTGGCTACTTAGAGGACATCATCATGG ATGACGAGTTCCAGTTATTACAGAGAAATTTCATGGACAAGTACTACCAGGAATTTGAAGACACAGAAGAGAATAAACTCATCTACACGcctatttttaatgaatat ATCTCTTTGGTGGAAAAGTACATTGAAGAACAGCTACTGGAGCGGATTCCTGGGTTTAACATGGCGGCCTTCACCACAACCTTACA GCACCACAGAGATGAGGTGGCCGGGGACATATTCGACATGCTGCTCACCTTTACCGATTTCCTggcttttaaagaaatgtttctgGACTACAGAGCA GAAAAAGAAGGCCGGGGCCTGGACTTAAGCAGCGGTCTCGTGGTGACTTCACTGTGCAAATCATCCTCTCTGCCAGCTTCCCAGAACAACCTGCGGCACTAG